CACTTGGCACTGTTTAACATTCCACCTCTGGAAATTGTAAAGATGGAGAGATGAGGGGAAGGGACAAGGGGATGAAGAGGAAAGGGTAAGAAAGATGTTTAATAGTTTATCAAGATGAGGCACCCcaatttaaataacagaaaaataatgggACGTTGGGAAGTAATAATTGTCAGTGTTTATAAATGTCATTGGCTCCAGGGTGTAGATTCTGCATATATTCTTAAAGATTAGTTAAAATTAAGAGTATATATTTCAGACACAGTATTGCACGCACTGAGCTTTTCTGACATTTAAATCATTTACAGACGAAATAACTTCTGTGTGTTCATGATGATTTTCCTTAATTTTGACagttaaaaatcaactcttaCCTCTTCTTAGAGAGAAAACCCAAAATTGGGACTAAAAATTAATTCTAATCTTTAATAATCACTTAGCGGAGATGCATGTATCTAATATTCAAAAGAAGGTGACTATGGAGATTACTGTTCAAATCTCTGTAACAATGTAAAACTTGCTCAACTCAGGAGCAAGCCATGAAATTGGCCACTTATTCCAAAAGCCAACCTGTATGAACAATTTCTGTAAAAGCCAAAAAATTATGCTGAACTTTGGTTGAAACTTGAATAAACTATTTAATGATGTTACGGCTTAAATTCTAAATAAgtacttttgttttttctctctaatcctctcccatcccctcctctctttctcttaaaGGCATGGAGAGTAGAAAACTGATTTCTGCTACAGACATTCAGTACTCTGGCAGTCTGCTGAACTCCTTGAATGAGCAACGTGGCCATGGACTCTTCTGTGATGTTACCGTCATTGTGGAAGACCGAAAATTCCGGGCTCAcaagaatattctttcagcttcTAGTACCTACTTCCATCAGCTCTTCTCTGTTGCCGGGCAAGTTGTTGAACTGAGCTTTATAAGAGCAGAGATCTTTGCAGAAATTCTCAATTATATCTATAGTTCTAAAATTGTTCGTGTTAGATCAGATTTGCTTGATGAGTTAATTAAATCAGGGCAGTTATTAGGAGTGAAATTTATAGCAGAGCTTGGTGTCCCATTGTCACAGGTTAAAAGCATCTCAGGTGCAGCTCAGGATGGTAATACTGAACCTTTACCTCCTGATTCTGGTGACAAGAACCTTGTAATACAGAAATCAAAAGATGAAGCCCAAGATAACGGGGCTACTATAATGCCTATTATAACAGAGTCTTTTTCATTATCTGCCGAAGATTATGAAATGAAAAAGATCATTGTTACCGattctgatgatgatgatgatgatgtcatTTTTTGCTCCGAGATTCTGCCCACAAAGGAGACTTTGCCGAGTAATAACACAGGGGCACAGGTCCAATCTAACCCAGGCCCTGTTGCTATTTCAGATGTTGCACCTAGTGCTAGCAATAACTCGCCCCCTTTAACAAATATCACACCTACCCAGAAACTTCCTACTCCTGTGAATCAGGCAACTCTGAACCAAACACAAGGAAGTGAAAAATTGTTGGTATCTTCAGCTCCAACACATCTGACTCccaatattattttgttaaatcagACACCACTTTCTACACCACCAAATGTCAGTTCTTCACTTCCAAATCATATGCCCTCTTCAATCAATTTACTTGTACAGAATCAGCAGACACCAAACAGTGCTATTTTAACAGGAAACAAGGCcaatgaagaggaggaggaggaaataatagatgatgatgatgacactaTTAGCTCCAGTCCTGACTCGGCCGTCAGTAATACATCTTTGGTCCCACAGGCTGATACCTCCCAAAATACCAGTTTTGATGGATCATTAATACAGAAGATGCAGATTCCTACACTTCTTCAAGAACCACTTTCCAATTCCTTAAAAATTTCAGATATAATTACTAGAAATACTAATGATCCAGGCTTAGGATCGAAACATCTAATGGAGGGTCAGAAGATCATTACTTTAGATACAGCTACTGAAATTGAAGGCTTATCGACTGGTTGCAAGGTTTATGCAAATATCGGTGAAGATACTTATGATATAGTGATCCCTGTCAAAGATGACCCTGATGAAGGGGAGGCCAGACTTGAGAATGAAATACCAAAAACGTCTGGCAGCGAGATGGCAAACAAACGTATGAAAGTAAAACATGATGATCACTATGAGTTAATAGTAGATGGAAGGGTCTATTATATCTGTATTGTATGCAAAAGGTCATATGTCTGTCTGACAAGCTTGCGGAGACATTTTAACATTCATTCTTGGGAGAAGAAGTATCCGTGCCGTTACTGTGAGAAGGTATTTCCTCTTGCAGAATATCGCACAAAGCATGAAATTCATCACACAGGGGAGCGAAGGTATCAGTGTTTGGCCTGTGGCAAATCTTTCATCAACTATCAGTttatgtcttcacatataaagtCAGTTCATAGTCAAGATCCTTCTGGGGACTCAAAGCTTTATCGTTTACATCCATGCAGGTCTTTACAAATCAGACAATATGCATATCTTTCTGATAGATCAAGCACTATTCCTGCAATGAAGGATGATGGTATTGGGTATAAGGTTGACACTGGAAAAGAACCTCCAGTAGGGACCACTACATCTACTCAGAACAAGCCAATGACCTGGGAAgatatttttattcagcaggaaaatgattcaatttttaaacaaaatgtaacAGATGGCAG
This genomic stretch from Pongo pygmaeus isolate AG05252 chromosome X, NHGRI_mPonPyg2-v2.0_pri, whole genome shotgun sequence harbors:
- the ZBTB33 gene encoding transcriptional regulator Kaiso, which produces MESRKLISATDIQYSGSLLNSLNEQRGHGLFCDVTVIVEDRKFRAHKNILSASSTYFHQLFSVAGQVVELSFIRAEIFAEILNYIYSSKIVRVRSDLLDELIKSGQLLGVKFIAELGVPLSQVKSISGAAQDGNTEPLPPDSGDKNLVIQKSKDEAQDNGATIMPIITESFSLSAEDYEMKKIIVTDSDDDDDDVIFCSEILPTKETLPSNNTGAQVQSNPGPVAISDVAPSASNNSPPLTNITPTQKLPTPVNQATLNQTQGSEKLLVSSAPTHLTPNIILLNQTPLSTPPNVSSSLPNHMPSSINLLVQNQQTPNSAILTGNKANEEEEEEIIDDDDDTISSSPDSAVSNTSLVPQADTSQNTSFDGSLIQKMQIPTLLQEPLSNSLKISDIITRNTNDPGLGSKHLMEGQKIITLDTATEIEGLSTGCKVYANIGEDTYDIVIPVKDDPDEGEARLENEIPKTSGSEMANKRMKVKHDDHYELIVDGRVYYICIVCKRSYVCLTSLRRHFNIHSWEKKYPCRYCEKVFPLAEYRTKHEIHHTGERRYQCLACGKSFINYQFMSSHIKSVHSQDPSGDSKLYRLHPCRSLQIRQYAYLSDRSSTIPAMKDDGIGYKVDTGKEPPVGTTTSTQNKPMTWEDIFIQQENDSIFKQNVTDGSTEFEFIIPESY